Proteins from a genomic interval of Arvicanthis niloticus isolate mArvNil1 chromosome 26, mArvNil1.pat.X, whole genome shotgun sequence:
- the LOC143439448 gene encoding uncharacterized protein LOC143439448 isoform X1, with the protein MFQSMDAVTYDDVHVNFTAEEWNLLDPSQKKLYKDVMLETYQNLTIIGYSWEDHHLEEQHQSSRRHERHERSHTGEKPHECNQCGKAFSCRSGLQYHKTTHTGEKLYECNQCGKTFTRQSHLQIHKRTHTGVKPYDCNLCGKAFSQRSHLQGHKRTHTGEKPYECNLCGKAFSSHSSLQYHKTTHTGEKPYECTQCGKAFSSHSSLQYHKTTHTGEKPYECNQCGKAFSCQRSLRYHKRTHTGEKPYKCQQCGKAFSCHSSLRYHKSTHTGEKPYQCNQCGKAFSQPSHRHIHKRTHTGEKLYECNQCGKAFSHSSHLQRHKRIHTGEKPYECNQCGKAFSNHSQLQDHKRTHTGEKPYECNQCGKAFSFQSSLKCHKRTHTGEKPYKCSQCGKAFSNQSTLQRHKRTHTGEKPYECNQCDKAFSCHSSLKYHKSTHTGEKPYECSQCGKAFSGLGSLRYHKKTHTGEKPYQCNQCGKAFLYQSGLQYHYRTHTGEKPYQCNQCGKAFSCQRSLQYHKTTHTGEKPYQCNQCGKAFSFKRSLQKHKKTHTGEKPYQCNQCGKAFSGLGSLQYHKKTHTGEKPYQCNQCGKAFPYQSGLQYHYRTHTGEKPYQCNQCGKAFPHQSSLQYHIRTHTGEKPYQCNECGKAFSCHSGLQYHKKTHIGEKLNVMNEVKPFQDTVISEYTKENVQE; encoded by the exons gatgcagtgacttatgatgatgtacatgtgaacttcactgcagaagagtggaatttgctggatccttcccagaagaaactctacaaagatgtgatgctagAGACCTACCAAAACCTCACGattatag gttacagttgggaagatcatcatCTTGAAGAGCAAcatcaaagttctagaaggcatgaaag gcatgaaagaagtcatactggagagaaaccacatgaatgtaatcaatgtggtaaagccttttcatgtcgcagtggtctccaatatcataaaaccacacatactggagagaaactttatgaatgtaaccaatgtggtaaaactTTTACACGACAGTCTCatctccaaattcataaaaggacacatactggagtaAAACCGTATGACTGTAAtctatgtggtaaagccttttcacaaaggaGTCATCTCCAAGGACATAAAAGGactcatactggagaaaaaccgtATGAATGTAAtctatgtggtaaagccttttcaagtcacagtagtctccaatatcataaaaccacacatactggagagaaaccttatgaatgtactcaatgtggtaaagccttttcaagtcacagtagtctccaatatcataaaaccacacatactggagagaagccttatgaatgtaatcaatgtggtaaagccttttcgtGTCAACGtagtctccgatatcataaaaggacacatactggagagaaaccgtaTAAATGtcaacaatgtggtaaagccttttcatgtcacagtagtctccgatatcataaaagcacacatactggagagaaaccgtatcaatgtaatcaatgtggtaaagccttttcacaaccgTCTCATCGCCAtatccataaaaggacacatactggagaaaaactgtatgaatgtaatcaatgtggtaaagcattttcacatagcagtcatctccaaagacacaaaaggatacatactggagagaaaccttatgaatgtaaccaatgtggaaaagccttttcAAATCACAGTCAACTCCAAGATCATAAacggacacatactggagagaaaccttatgaatgtaatcaatgtggtaaagccttttcatttcaGAGTAGTCTTAAAtgtcataaaaggacacatactggagagaaaccttataaatgtagtcaatgtggtaaagccttttcaaatcAGAGtactctccaaagacataaaaggacacatactggagagaaaccttatgaatgcaaccAATGTGATAAAgcattttcatgtcacagtagtcttaaatatcataaaagcacacatactggagagaaaccttatgaatgtagtcaatgtggtaaagccttttcaggtctAGGtagtctccgatatcataaaaaaacacatactggagagaaaccttatcaatgtaatcaatgtggtaaagcctttctaTATCAGAGTGGTCTCCAGTATCAttatagaacacatactggagagaaaccttatcaatgtaatcaatgtggtaaagccttttcatgtcaacgtagtctccaatatcataaaaccacacatactggagagaaaccttatcaatgtaatcaatgtggtaaagccttttcatttaaACGTAGTctccaaaaacacaaaaaaacacatactggagagaaaccgtatcaatgtaatcaatgtggtaaagccttttcaggtcttggtagtctccaatatcataaaaaaacacatactggagagaaaccttatcaatgtaatcaatgtggtaaagcctttccatatCAGAGTGGTCTCCAGTATCAttatagaacacatactggagagaaaccttatcaatgtaatcaatgtggtaaagcctttccacaTCAGAGTAGTCTCCAGTATCATattagaacacatactggagagaaaccttatcaatgtaatgaatgtggtaaagccttttcatgtcacagtggtctccagtATCATAAAAAgacacatattggagagaaactgaatgtcatgaatgaggtaaagcctttccaggacacagtcatctctgaatataccaaagaaaatgtgcaggagtga
- the LOC143439448 gene encoding uncharacterized protein LOC143439448 isoform X2 produces the protein MLETYQNLTIIGYSWEDHHLEEQHQSSRRHERHERSHTGEKPHECNQCGKAFSCRSGLQYHKTTHTGEKLYECNQCGKTFTRQSHLQIHKRTHTGVKPYDCNLCGKAFSQRSHLQGHKRTHTGEKPYECNLCGKAFSSHSSLQYHKTTHTGEKPYECTQCGKAFSSHSSLQYHKTTHTGEKPYECNQCGKAFSCQRSLRYHKRTHTGEKPYKCQQCGKAFSCHSSLRYHKSTHTGEKPYQCNQCGKAFSQPSHRHIHKRTHTGEKLYECNQCGKAFSHSSHLQRHKRIHTGEKPYECNQCGKAFSNHSQLQDHKRTHTGEKPYECNQCGKAFSFQSSLKCHKRTHTGEKPYKCSQCGKAFSNQSTLQRHKRTHTGEKPYECNQCDKAFSCHSSLKYHKSTHTGEKPYECSQCGKAFSGLGSLRYHKKTHTGEKPYQCNQCGKAFLYQSGLQYHYRTHTGEKPYQCNQCGKAFSCQRSLQYHKTTHTGEKPYQCNQCGKAFSFKRSLQKHKKTHTGEKPYQCNQCGKAFSGLGSLQYHKKTHTGEKPYQCNQCGKAFPYQSGLQYHYRTHTGEKPYQCNQCGKAFPHQSSLQYHIRTHTGEKPYQCNECGKAFSCHSGLQYHKKTHIGEKLNVMNEVKPFQDTVISEYTKENVQE, from the exons atgctagAGACCTACCAAAACCTCACGattatag gttacagttgggaagatcatcatCTTGAAGAGCAAcatcaaagttctagaaggcatgaaag gcatgaaagaagtcatactggagagaaaccacatgaatgtaatcaatgtggtaaagccttttcatgtcgcagtggtctccaatatcataaaaccacacatactggagagaaactttatgaatgtaaccaatgtggtaaaactTTTACACGACAGTCTCatctccaaattcataaaaggacacatactggagtaAAACCGTATGACTGTAAtctatgtggtaaagccttttcacaaaggaGTCATCTCCAAGGACATAAAAGGactcatactggagaaaaaccgtATGAATGTAAtctatgtggtaaagccttttcaagtcacagtagtctccaatatcataaaaccacacatactggagagaaaccttatgaatgtactcaatgtggtaaagccttttcaagtcacagtagtctccaatatcataaaaccacacatactggagagaagccttatgaatgtaatcaatgtggtaaagccttttcgtGTCAACGtagtctccgatatcataaaaggacacatactggagagaaaccgtaTAAATGtcaacaatgtggtaaagccttttcatgtcacagtagtctccgatatcataaaagcacacatactggagagaaaccgtatcaatgtaatcaatgtggtaaagccttttcacaaccgTCTCATCGCCAtatccataaaaggacacatactggagaaaaactgtatgaatgtaatcaatgtggtaaagcattttcacatagcagtcatctccaaagacacaaaaggatacatactggagagaaaccttatgaatgtaaccaatgtggaaaagccttttcAAATCACAGTCAACTCCAAGATCATAAacggacacatactggagagaaaccttatgaatgtaatcaatgtggtaaagccttttcatttcaGAGTAGTCTTAAAtgtcataaaaggacacatactggagagaaaccttataaatgtagtcaatgtggtaaagccttttcaaatcAGAGtactctccaaagacataaaaggacacatactggagagaaaccttatgaatgcaaccAATGTGATAAAgcattttcatgtcacagtagtcttaaatatcataaaagcacacatactggagagaaaccttatgaatgtagtcaatgtggtaaagccttttcaggtctAGGtagtctccgatatcataaaaaaacacatactggagagaaaccttatcaatgtaatcaatgtggtaaagcctttctaTATCAGAGTGGTCTCCAGTATCAttatagaacacatactggagagaaaccttatcaatgtaatcaatgtggtaaagccttttcatgtcaacgtagtctccaatatcataaaaccacacatactggagagaaaccttatcaatgtaatcaatgtggtaaagccttttcatttaaACGTAGTctccaaaaacacaaaaaaacacatactggagagaaaccgtatcaatgtaatcaatgtggtaaagccttttcaggtcttggtagtctccaatatcataaaaaaacacatactggagagaaaccttatcaatgtaatcaatgtggtaaagcctttccatatCAGAGTGGTCTCCAGTATCAttatagaacacatactggagagaaaccttatcaatgtaatcaatgtggtaaagcctttccacaTCAGAGTAGTCTCCAGTATCATattagaacacatactggagagaaaccttatcaatgtaatgaatgtggtaaagccttttcatgtcacagtggtctccagtATCATAAAAAgacacatattggagagaaactgaatgtcatgaatgaggtaaagcctttccaggacacagtcatctctgaatataccaaagaaaatgtgcaggagtga